The DNA sequence AGAACACAAAAATCTGCTAGCGGCGCTTGCGGTGGGTGATGAAGTGTCTACCAATGCGGGTATTTTAGGCAAGGTAAAGAAAATTGATGATGCCTATGTGGTTTTAAAAGTAGCCGAAGGTACAGAGTTGAAATTTCAGAAGCAGGCCATTCTAGCTGTTTTGCCTAAAGGTACGCTTAAAGCGATCTAATTCGGCGCTTAATTGAGCAGCAAAACGATCTTCGCTCTTTACGTATTTGCTGCTCTTCATATGTTTACCGCTGTTCATATACTTACCGTTTGGATTTTTTATCGATGATGCACTTCCA is a window from the Pseudomonadales bacterium genome containing:
- the yajC gene encoding preprotein translocase subunit YajC gives rise to the protein MLDLLIPAAHAQTAQAGQDAGIMQLVMIGILFVVFYFLIIRPQSKRQKEHKNLLAALAVGDEVSTNAGILGKVKKIDDAYVVLKVAEGTELKFQKQAILAVLPKGTLKAI